Below is a genomic region from Granulicella sp. L56.
CCACAGCGAATGCCCACGCCGCGATGCCGCCCAGCGTAACAAGCAGCACGCTCTCCGTAAGTAACTGGCGAGCCATCTCCGTGCGCCCCGCGCCGAGTGCAAGCCGTACGGCGAACTCTCGCTGCCTGCTTGCATTGCGTGCCATCAACAGCATCACCACGTTGCTCATGGCAATTAGAAGCACAAGGCAGACCATCGCCATCAGCGTCTTCAGCGCACGGGCGAAGGAGTCGTCCTGGTTGTCGAACTGCTTCGCATCCTTGAACGAGAGCTGGTAGGTTGGGTCACCCGCATGCTTCTGGTGAACCCCTATGTAAGCCGCCTGTTCAAAGACTGCCTGCGCCCTTGCCAACGCTTGCTCACGGCTTACGCCAGGTGCGGTGCGAACCATCAGCCTCATGCACCAGAAGTCCTGCTTGGTCAGGTACATACCGTCTTCTGCGGGCGATCCCCAGGCATTGAAATCCGGCCTGCTCTGCAGCGGAATCCAGAAGTCCAGCGGAAGCCCTCCCTCAGTGCCTTCGAATCCTTTGATCGCGACCCCGACGATGGTGAAGGGAACTGACTTGATGTACAGCGTCTTTCCAATTACATCGCGACTACGGTCGAAGTGCGTAGCCCAGAACTTCTCGCTGATGACGGTGACTGGCGTGTGGTCGTCCTCGTCTTTCTGCAGAAAGCCGCGACCTAACTCCGTGCCAACGCCCAGCCCACGAAAGTAGTTGCCGCTGACCATGTCGCCCGTAGCCTCCTCCGGCACTGTGCCTACGCGCACAGGGGCCTTGCCGCTAAAAGACATGGGAATGAAGGCTATGACCTCCTGCAATCCGCTCTGCTGCTCGCGTAGAGCTCGATATACGGGATAGGAAAAGGAGTTGTCCGAGTTGCCGGTCTGCGAGGCGCCGTCCGGCCATCCTGTGGTGTGCAGGTAGAAGACGTGCGAAGCGTCCTGCACCGGCAACATCTTCATCAGCACGGCATGCATGACGCTGAAGACGGCTGTGTTCGCGCCCACCCCCAGAGCCAGGGTGAGCACGCAGACGATGGTAAACACCGGCGTCTTCGCCAACTGCCGCACACCATAGCGGACATCCCGCCAAACATTCGCAAAGAACATCGTCGTCCTCGATTCCCTCTGTCGCTGCTTCAATAGAGTGGTGTTACCAAACTGCCTTCGTGCTGTCCGTGCCGCCTCTTTGGTATTCATGCCCTCACGCTCGTACTTTTCTGCGAGCATCTCCAGATGGGTCTTCATCTCTTCGTCAAAGGCGCTGTCGGCGCGTCTCTGCACAAAGAGTGTCTTCAGCTTGGCCACGAAGGTAAGCGCGCGGTCAGACATGACTAGGCCTTTGCCTCAAGCGCCAGCACGCGGCCAATGACAGCGGCGATGCGCTCCCAGTTTTCGGTCTCGACTGCAAGCTGCTTCAGGCCGCGCTTGGTGATGCTGTAGAACCGCGCCCGGCGGTTGTTCTCGGAGACGCCCCATTCACTTGCAATCCAGCTTTTCTGCTGCAGGCGCAAGAGCGATGTGTAGACCGTGCCTTCGTTCAACGTAAGCACGTCTTCGCTCAACTGCTCGATGCGCCGTGCGATGCCGAAACCGTGCAGCGAGCCCAATGCCTGCAGCGTTTTGAGGATCATGAGATCGAGCGTTCCTTGTAAAACCTCGGATTTGTCCGCTGCCATGCCTTCTCCTTTGGATATTGCAAAGAAGCTATCACCTTCTCCTTTGCAATGTCCATAGAAGTGCTTTACGCAACACTTTGTCCAAAGGTTCCTCGCCGCAACAATTTCTTAGGGCAGGACAATCGGATCGGGGCCGTTTCGATACCAGTTCCTCTCGAATGACGGGCAAACCGCAAGTTATTTCAACTGTTGAGAACAAGGCGAGTCACTCATTGGGTCCTGAGCAGGAGGGCTTGAGGTGTTATGGATGAGTGGCCGGCATTCGGCTTCATGTAGCGAAGAGGAGGAGGGGCCGGAGTCAAGCTCGCAATCGGCAAGAGGGGCCCCCAGGGCATCTTCAATCCTGGGCAAGCAGATGAGAAGACAGACGTTCGCCAATCTCGCAATGGTGGGGTTCCGCACCAAATTCGGAAGGGTAATGACCGGTCGACTTAATTCAAATCAGACTTCTGCTAATAGCGGGAAACACTTTCAGCATGTTGTTTAGAAGCTCCTGGCAAAACTCATCATCTCCAAGCTTAAAGCCTCAGAGCCTGTTCACGATCTAGTTGCTAGCGGGGCGGTGGGATTGGCTGGACACTATATGTATGGGGAAGAAGGTGTATGGAAGCGACGTAAGCCGTGAGCAGGTTGCTCTTGTTCGTCCTTTGTTGGAGGGAGTCGCCAGCGCACCAAGCCGCCGACGGTCGATCGGTACGAGGCATTGTGCGGTGTGCTGTACCTGCTCAAGAGCGGTTGCCAGTGGCAACTGCTGCTGGGTGAGTTTCCCAAGTGGCGGACGGTGCAAGTCGCGAAACGCAACCAACTCCACACCTTCGCCGTCATGCCCCAGCGATGGGTCGTCGAGAGGTCCTTCGCATGGCTGGAAAAATGTAGAAGACTCTGGAAAAACTGAGAAAGTTCGCTCAACACCAGCCTGCAAAGAATCCATCTCGCCTTCCTCGTCCTTCTACTCAGAAGATCGTGAACAGGCCCTCAGGCCCGGGAGATGAGTAGACTCCATACTTAAGACCTTTGGAGTGAATGTAATTCCCCAAGGCTTTCATATCGTGGAACTTGCGATGATCGGGTTGTAAGACATCGTTTTTCATCGCGCTCTCCTTCCATCTACATTGACGAAGGGATAGCCCACAAATCCTTCAATCCAGAAGAGACGAGAGCGTCGGCTTCTGCGCGCACGTCTGCCTCGGTCACCTTCTTGCCAAATGATTCCACTTCCCCCAACCCAGTGGCGGAAGTGGGGTGACTTCGGCGCAGGCATTACTCGCGGTGTCAATGGTGCTCCAATCGGCTGGGACACGACGATATCGGGTCGCTCAGTCGCTGGCCGTTGAATCAACTTCGTGCCGGGTATCAGTATTCGGATGCGGCTAACTGGACCTTTGGTAGTCACAATCTCAGCCTCGGCGGTGATCTTCGGCA
It encodes:
- a CDS encoding PadR family transcriptional regulator, encoding MAADKSEVLQGTLDLMILKTLQALGSLHGFGIARRIEQLSEDVLTLNEGTVYTSLLRLQQKSWIASEWGVSENNRRARFYSITKRGLKQLAVETENWERIAAVIGRVLALEAKA